A DNA window from Onychostoma macrolepis isolate SWU-2019 chromosome 13, ASM1243209v1, whole genome shotgun sequence contains the following coding sequences:
- the usp54a gene encoding inactive ubiquitin carboxyl-terminal hydrolase 54a isoform X4, with amino-acid sequence MSWKRNYFASGSSGLQGIFTPRTMTSIAPSKGLINEPGQNSCFLNSALQVLWHLDIFRRSFRQLTTHKCMEDSCIFCALKSIFAQFQFSSEKVLPSDALRCALAKTFQDEQRFQLGIMDDAAECFENILMRIHFHISDETKEDICTAKHCIPHQKFAMTLFEQCVCSNCGASSDPLPFIQMVHYISTTSLCNQAVRMLECREKPTPDMFGELLRNASTVGDLRNCPGNCGEKLRIRRVLMNSPEIITIGLVWDSDHSDLAEDVIHSLGTVLRLGDLFYRVTEDKAKQAELYLVGVVCYYGKHYSTFFFQTKIRKWIYFDDAHVKEIGPKWKDVVSRCIKGHYQPLLLLYADPRGTPVSAQDLASRLDLHHYTKAYYDSEDSGREPSISSDTRTDSSTDSYSYKHSHSHHESMASHFSSDSQGTVICKPDNDSASHSSLETTGPDSDQVQRHTLRKDGVLDRKGGVLDRKRSASRPRKFEARGDSRSRCSKTDEVLSAGYHSEGETLKEQQVPRSLPKPSSSRLRDFKETMSNIIHNRPLSASSSGSVGPPDSTAKARDWEADSTSSESKSSSSGGRYRPPWKPRRETLNIDSIFSRERRKQAGYSPLGALLSEDTGPQGDLAASSEQTTFRNLPGPLRRGSEQPPRLIQRMESGYESSERNSNSPVSLDMPVSEGTSNGTHSLQEAGMKKPPPDVSPSWKTVTKSKSSSALLQDVKASVKGSSHMSLGEGRSELDELQEEVARRAKEQELQKRKEKEKEAAMGFNPRPSKFMDLDELQNQGKGEGFERCVLEAESLLDQSLRLEQAGEVAAALSVVNEAMLSSLSRSKYF; translated from the exons ATGTCATGGAAAAGAAACTACTTTGCATCTGGCAGCAGTGGCTTACAGGGTATATTCACCCCACGAACCATGACATCAATCGCCCCCAGCAAAGGACTCATCAATGAGCCGGGACAGAACAGCTGCTTCCTGAACAGCGCTCTCCAG GTTCTCTGGCATCTGGATATCTTTCGGCGAAGTTTCCGACAGCTCACCACACACAAGTGCATGGAGGACTCGTGCATCTTCTGCGCTCTGAAG AGCATCTTTGCGCAGTTCCAGTTCAGCAGTGAGAAGGTGCTGCCCTCTGATGCTCTCCGCTGCGCTCTGGCCAAAACCTTCCAGGATGAGCAGCGATTCCAGCTCGGCATTATGGACGATGCAGCTGAGTGCTTC GAGAATATCCTCATGAGGATCCACTTTCACATCTCTGATGAGACAAAGGAGGACATCTGCACGGCCAAACACTGCATCCCTCACCAGAAGTTTGCCATGACACTCTTTGAGCAG TGTGTGTGCAGCAACTGTGGAGCCTCCTCCGACCCCCTGCCCTTCATTCAGATGGTCCACTACATCTCCACCACCTCTCTGTG CAATCAGGCAGTGCGGATGCTGGAATGCCGGGAGAAGCCCACCCCAGACATGTTCGGAGAGCTGCTGAGGAACGCCAGCACTGTGGGAGACCTGCGCAACTGCCCG GGCAACTGTGGAGAGAAGCTCCGTATTCGACGTGTCCTGATGAACTCCCCAGAGATCATCACCATTGGCCTGGTGTGGGACTCAGACCACTCTGACCTGGCAGAAGACGTCATTCATAGCCTGGGCACTGTCCTGCGGCTCGGAGAT CTGTTCTACAGAGTGACAGAGGACAAGGCCAAACAGGCGGAGCTCTACCTTGTGGGCGTGGTCTGTTACTATGGCAAACACTACTCTACTTTCTTCTTCCAAACCAAAATCCGCAAGTGGATTTACTTCGATGACGCTCATGTGAAAGAG ATTGGGCCCAAGTGGAAGGATGTGGTGTCCCGCTGTATAAAGGGGCATTACCAGCCGCTGTTGCTGCTCTATGCTGACCCCCGGGGGACGCCAGTGTCAGCTCAGGATTTGGCTTCTCGCCTAGACCTACATCACTACACTAAAGCATACTACGACAGTGAGGATTCAG GCCGTGAGCCGTCAATTTCCAGCGACACACGGACAGACTCCTCCACAGACAGCTACAGCTATAAGCATTCACACTCCCACCACGAGTCTATGGCTTCCCACTTCTCCTCTGACTCCCAGGGAACTGTCATCTGTAAACCGGACAACGACTCTGCCTCCCACAGCAGCCTGGAAACCACAG GTCCTGACAGTGATCAAGTGCAGcgccacactctcagaaaagaCGGGGTCTTGGACAGAAAGGGAGGAGTTTTGGACCGGAAACGAAGTGCCAGCAGGCCACGAAAATTTGAGGCCCGGGGTGATTCAAGGAGTCGTTGCTCTAAGACAGATGAGGTGTTGTCTGCTGGCTACCACAGTGAAG GCGAGACTTTAAAAGAGCAGCAGGTTCCTCGTTCCCTACCTAAACCTAGCTCCAGTCGACTTCGAGACTTTAAGGAGACTATGAGCAACATTATCCATAACCGGCCACTTTCCGCATCATCCTCGGGCTCCGTTGGCCCACCTGACTCCACCGCTAAGGCCCGAGACTGGGAAGCTGACAGTACCAGCAGTGAGTCCAAGTCCAGCTCCTCTGGAGGGCGATACCGTCCGCCCTGGAAGCCTCGCCGTGAGACCCTCAACATCGACAGCATCTTTAGCAGGGAACGCCGCAAGCAGGCCGGGTACAGTCCGCTAGGAGCTCTCTTGTCTGAAGACACTGGGCCTCAGGGGGACTTGGCGGCATCATCGGAACAGACCACCTTTCGAAACCTACCGGGACCCCTGAGACGGGGATCAGAGCAGCCCCCGCGGCTTATCCAGAGGATGGAGAGTGGCTATGAGAGCAGTGAGAGGAACAGTAACAGCCCTGTCAGCCTTGACATGCCTGTTAGCGAGGGCACCAGTAATGGCACACACAG CTTACAAGAGGCAGGAATGAAAAAGCCTCCACCTGACGTCAGCCCATCATGGAAGACTGTCACCAAATCCAAGAGCAGCAGTGCCCTACTGCAGGATGTCAAAGCATCAGTCAAGGGTAGCAGTCACATGAGTTTAG GTGAAGGCCGCAGTGAATTGGATGAGTTACAGGAGGAAGTAGCTCGCCGGGCCAAGGAGCAAGAGTTACAGAAGCGAAAGGAAAAGGAGAAAGAGGCGGCCATGGGCTTCAATCCCAGACCCAGCAAGTTCATGGATCTGGATGAGCTCCAGAACCAAG GGAAAGGGGAAGGCTTTGAGAGGTGTGTGTTGGAGGCAGAGTCTCTGTTAGACCAGTCTCTGAGGTTGGAACAGGCAGGAGAGGTGGCCGCCGCTCTGTCTGTGGTTAACGAAGCAATGT